The genome window AGAGATCAGTGGGAAAGACCTTGTCGCGGGAGATAGTGCTCGTAATGACCACGCGCAGCGCATCGGCGTCGGCCCGTGCTCCGTTGGAGTGTCTAAGGCTGGAGCGAAGTCGGAAGCTGTCTCTAACGAGAGTGCAATCGGCGTGACCGCGGTAGCGAAACTCGCCATGGACTACAAGAACCGGATTGCTAGCCATATCGCCGCGCCGGGAGCTTCTTTGGCTAAGAGCGCAGATTGCTCCTGCCTGCCGGACCGTGGTGCACTCCAGCAGAAAGATGCTCAGCGCATCGCCGCGTCGGCCCGCCACGCATGGAAGGCGGATGGAAGCACGACGAATGAGTCTGCTGTCGCAATCAGTGGCATCGGTAAGTCAGGAATCGTGTGGGGCGTCAAGGGCAGCATCTCGTCCACGAGTGCCGAACAATCTGTTGAACAGCAGCGTACGAGCATGCAGAAGCGCATTGTTGAGCAGAACCGTAACTCCCAGGTGTCTGCCCCGGTAGAAAAGGGCACCCCGATTCAGAAGGGCACGCCGATCGAAAAGGGTACTCCCATCCAGAACGTGTCCCGGACGGTAGAGAAGGGCACGCCCATCGCCCAGCGGAATGTCATCTCTGAGAAAGACATTCGGGCCGCTCAGGAAACGGTCAATCAGCACATTGCCAATGCCGCAGCAACGGTCAAGGCCAATGCTGCAGCAGCGGTTAACGCTAACGCGTCAAACCTGATCAACGCTGGTCTCTCGATTGCCGGCAACGTTTCGGCAGCCATTAACAGCGGTTCTGGTCATAATGTGCAAGGGAACTGCCCTGTTCAGCAGCAGGTGAAGCAGGACCCATGTCAGAAGCCAGCACCGGAAAAGAAGCCGTGTGCGTCAGCACCACAGGGTCAGCTAGGGGTCAGCATTAATGCGCAGGCCTCCCTCGGAGTCAATCTCAACCTGTCAGTGTAAGAACTGCCAGAACAAAGGGGTTCTAGCACAGGGAGAATCCAGCACAAAGAGGACGAGGGCCTCTGGACGCCACCGTTAAGCGGTGAACTACCCCGGCACAACGTGGGGAAAACTGCCGCGGTGGCGATGCGCCTATTTCACGCCATCGAACAGCTTCACAATGGGCTTCGATGCCGCCAGAATGATCAGTCCGATCACCACGCACACCGAGATCATCGTTACGAAATAGATCGTGGAATCATGTGCGGATTCCGGGTTGTAAAAGCCAGCCAGCGTACCTGCTAACGCCGTACCCACAGCGGAAGTCAGGTTCCACATCGCCACCATCCGTGCTGGATACGCACGCGGGGCGAGCTTAGTGGACATCGACAACCCAACCGGAGACAGCAACAACTCCGACACGGTGAAGAGGAACAGCACCACAACAATCATGTAGTAGGGCGTCGAATGGTCGGCGTAGCTCACGAAGAAGAGGAACGGAACCAGACCAAGCCCCAACATAATGGCCGACACACCGAACTTCACCGGAGTAGACGGCTGACGTGTACCAAGGTGATCCCACAGAATCGTGAAGAGTGGCGCTAGAAGAATAATGAAGATCGGGTTAATCGACTGAACCCAAGAGGCCGGAGTATCCATGAAGCCCCAGCTTAAGTTCAGCTTCTTATCCGCATACATTGCGACCATCGTGAACTGCTGCTGATAGATCGACCAAAACACGCACGCAGCCAGGAACATCGGAATGAATCCCAGCAAACGATGGCGTTCCGTCCGATTCACCAATGAAGAACGGTACATTTCCTGCCAGAAATAAACCGCGGCAACAATCGCGATGACCGCAACATACGTCGACAATTGCGAAGTGGGGAAAGCAAAGCAAGTCCCACAATGATGACCGTCAACGCGATAACCCCGCCCCACGACTTCACGCGTTCATCAGGCCGCAAAGGGTTCGGTGCCTTGGCTCCAGCATTCTGCAATGTGGTCTTCCGCATGAGAATGTACTGAATAAGCCCCAAAGCCATACCAACCGCAGCAGCCCCGAAGCCCCAGTGGAACCCCATCTGCTTCCACAGCGCGCCTGTCACCAGAGGGCCGATCAATGCACCGATGTTCACGCCCATGTAGAACAGCGAAAACCCGCCGTCGCGTTTGGGATCGCCCTCTTTGTACAGGGTTCCCACCATCGCGGAGTTCGCCGTTTTCAGAGCTCCTGACCCTACCGCAACCAGGACAAGGCCAATAATCAGACCGGTGAAGCCGGGCAGGAGGGCCAGCGACATGTGCCCCAACATGATGAGCACCGCCGAATAGAACAGTGTCTTTTCCGCCCCGAGGACACGGTCAGAAATCCACGCGCCACCGATGGAAGCGAGGAACACCGCACCGCCATAAGCGCCGACGATCGACGTCGCCAGGCTTTCGGACATGCCCAGCCCGCCGTCGTCGGTGCTGTGGTACAGGTAGAAGAGAACAAGGCCTTGCAGCCCGTAGAAGCTGAAGCGCTCCCACATCTCCACGCCGAAGAGGTTCGCCAACCCCCAAGGGTGGCCGAAGAATGTTTTGGAGGTGGTTTCGCCGCTTCCAGCATGGGCGGATCCGGTGGATCCTGGGGCCTGGTCGGTATGTGACATACAACTATTGAAGCACTCCGCTATTTTTCGCCATGCATAGCGGGGTCATTTATTCATGTGTCACTTGTCAGCTTTGCGCTTTTCTTCGGCATCGATCAGAGCTTGCCGACGCTCACGTCGCTTGTGTGCGCGTGACGCAGAGAGCCGAGTAAGGCCCCTCCATCCGAGGATAAAAATTGCCGACGTGACCGTCGCCACGATGATGAATGACCAGTGCGGGAATTTGCTGTGGTGGAAGCCCCAGATCGTAAGGCCCACGATAACGGCGGGAATCCACACAGTGATACCGAACGGGACCACGGTGCCGGCGGGGCGGCGGAGAATGGCCATGACACCGAACCCGGCGGCCGCGCCGAGCAAGAACGGCCAGGCAGTGGCGAGGACACCGCCCCAGCTGAATGGCAATTCCGGTGAATTGTGTGCGATACGCGCGAGTAGTGCGAAGAGCAGAACCGCGATGATGTCCATCACAGCTGCCTGCACGTAGCTCACCTGCGTACCGGGTGCGCGGTCCTCGGTGGTCTCGGATCCGTGAGAAGCGGACTGTGACATGATGAACTCCAATCCTTGTTTGCGCCATGATGCAGCGCATATGTTGTCAGTGTCGTCGATGCTTTATGTGGTTGTTGCCGCGAATTGTGTTGTTATCCGTGTTGTTGCCGCGTTATTCCTCAGGATCGCCCCAACATCATCGCGCGTTTCGGGCCCGCATATTGAATGAGGAAAATGACCCACCCCACCGCGGCCAGGAGAATGAACGAAATCATTCTGAAAATAATGGTGGCAGCAAGCGCGGTTGCCGACGTCATACCGGTGGCGACGAGGGTGCCGACGATCGTCGCCTCAACGGGCCCCAACCCGCCCGGCGTGACCTGCGCAGTTCCCACAATCTTGGCAGTCACGAACGCGAGAACAACCGACGCCACATTCGGGTGCGCACCCACCGCCCACAGGCAAACGAGGAGGCAGAGGCAATCGGCCCCCCAGTTCACAGCCGACCACACGGCCGCCAATGCGAGCTTCGGCAAAGGCAGGTCAACGCTGCTGAGGGTCTTGATGCTCTCGCGCGCTTTGTCGATTCCCATGTTGAGAGGCTTGCCCCGGTAATGGTTGACCTTTCGCAGGATCTTGACGACGACGCGTTCGACGTGAGACAGGTGCGCCGCCAGCCACTTCACAATGAGTAACACGACGACGACCGCGGTGAGAGAGATCACGAGTGTCCACGGGTTTACCTTGGCTCCCAAGAAATAGAACGCGGTGAGGCCATAGAGAGCAAGCACTCCCGACGCGATCACACCGGAAATCACCATGTACCAGCTGGCGATCACTGACGATGCTCCCCATTTGTGCTGCTCACGGAAAATCATCGCTAATGAAATAGCAGGACCACCGGGGAAAGTGGCGGATACGGAGTTCGACGTCAGAGTGAGGGCGTAGACACTGGACCGCTTACACGGAACCCCAGCGCTGCGTAAAAGGACGTACATGAGTTCGCCCATGGCCAGGATGGATACGCCGATGAACGCGATCCCGACGATGATCCACGTGGTGTTGGCCGACCCGATGTAGCCCAGCCCCTCCGACACGAAGTCGATACTTCCCCGGCCGATCATCGTGAGGGCGACGACCACAGCAAGGAAGAACACTAACCGGACAAGAGGGTGGCGCATGAGGGAAAGCGCTCGCCGCCACCAGGGGAGAGGCTGAACCTTCACGCTTCCAGCGGTGCGGGATCTGCGTGACACTTGTTCCTTGGGGGCGACGGTGGTCTCCGCGGCTGACTGCGCGTAGGCAAGCACTGTATCTTCAGCGGTGTCCTCTGTACTCGCAGTGGTCTCGGTTTTCCGTCCGGGGGTTCCCGCTTCGATAGTCATGGCCTCAACTCCCTCACGACTAGCCGTCATGATGAGACGATTTCACGGAACGGAGGGAGCGGTACGGTTGCAGCCACGCGCCGTCATCGGGGAGGCGGTCGAGGTTCACCCGCGGCAGCGGTGTGGTGAAGATATCCGGGATGTCTTCGAGGTCGACGAATCGTATCGCCTCGCTCATTACCGCCCAGGTGGCGTGTTCATAAAACCCCAGCACGGCAACGTCGATACCCTCGGCGGCTAGTTCCTCCAAGCGTGGTTGAAAATTTCTGCCGTCCGCGCTAGCGACATACACCGAGCGCAGCACCCCCTCGTCGTACCGACGGTTGATGTGCGCCAGCATGTCCGGATCGACGTCGGTGTCGTCGAAAAGCTTGGGTTTGGCAAACACCGCGAAACCGAGATTGCGGAGCGCGTCGATCCACGGGCGGATCGAGTCCGCAGACCCCGGCATGATGTTGGTGAAGACCGTGGCTTCCGGTTCGATCTGCTCGTCGCGGGAAGCGCTGAGCTGGTCAGCCTCGTTGATCAGCCATTGTCCCAGCGAATCGAAGCGGGGGCGGTAAGCGGAGCTTGGCCTTCCACCGAGAATCGATCCCAGGCCCATGTCGATATTGGGTGCATCCCAAATGAGCAGTGCCGACGGTGTCTCGTCGGGTACTGCTGAGTATGAATGGCCCCGGGATGTGGTGTTTGCGTGGTTCGTCACTTCCGCCTCCACAAGTATTCCCTGATTGTGTGATCCATGCTAAGCCCACGGTTTTCAAATTTCGTGGTGAGTTGCCGGTCGGTCAGGATGGGGGACTCGTTCCACGGCCAGCCCTTGTACTCAAGGAGTGGTTCCACGTCGACGCGTTCGTCGATCCATTCGGCATAGTCGGCGTGATCGGTGGCGACGTGGAGCACACCACCGGGTTTGAGCCGGGATGCAATCAAATGCAGCGTTCCTGACTGGATGATGCGACGTTTGTGATGGCGGGCTTTGGGCCAGGGGTCGGGGAAAAAGACTCGCACCCCTAATAGCGACTCGGGCGCAATCATACGATGGAGAACTTCGACGCCATCGCCACGAATCATTCTGATATTGGTGAGATCTTCCCGGATGAAGGCGCCGAGCAGTTTCGCGAGCCCAGGTTTGTAGAGGTCAACCGCGATAACGTTGAAGTCTGGTTCGCGGGATGCCATCGCCACCGTCGACGTCCCCGTCCCCGATCCAATTTCGAGGATGGTGGGGGCGGACCGGCCGAACCAGCTGTCGGTATCAATAACCGCATCATCGAGGACGCGGCCGTAGGTTGGCCATTTATCGTCCCACAGTTCTTGCTGACGAGGCGTCAGTGTTCCTCGCCGGAAGCTCACGGTTCCTAGTCGGGGGTAGTCGCGACCGTCATTGACGACGGTTTGCGGGGGCCGACCGTGGGGGAGCTCACCAATGGGGCCTTCAAGATTCGTGGACATCGGGCTTATTTTGCCAGGGAGGCCTATCTTTAATCAATCTTTCGCCGACAGTGTTGCGGGCATCGTGAGCACTTTTTCTGGGGAGTTGCTCCGAATTGGATGGGGATTGCGTGGGAATAATGTGGGGAATTTTTCTCATTAGGGTTGATCGTGGTGTGGATCCTGGTCATAATATGGGCGCACACCATTGAGCATTATGCTGCGCCAGGGGATGGGCGCGGCTCATTAATCACTCAGTAATCAGGGGGACTTTATGCAGTCGGGAATGTCGGTCTCGTCGCTCATCCGTTTTATTCAAATGTCATATCCGCATAGCAATAGCGAGGCCCGACGCTTTTTCGACCACGCTGTAACTCATGTGAACTCCCCATCGGAGGTTTCGGACGCATTGGAGCAGAGTGCTGCGGTCGATCCTGCGATGCGTGATCGAATACAAGAGATTATCGACGTTCAGGTGGGTGATGTTGCGTGAGCGCGCCGGCGATTCCTCAGCAATCATCGTGGACGGGCGTCCCTGCATCGTACGGCAGCGGGCTGAGTGATAAAAGACACGATGAGGGAGAGCGGCATTTCGTCGTCAGCATTATCGGGCCGGATGTGGCGGCGCTCCCGCGGGTCGCTGGTGTCGTGGAGGCGGCGGTACGTGGTGGTTTCCCTGGTGACCCCGAGAATGTGACGTGGGAGGTCGCTATTGCCGCTGGTCCCGAGGTACAACCCGATGTGGTTGTGGCGGTGGTGCCTCCCGCAGCGCACGCGATTATTCCCGCTAAGGACCAGCGCATTCTTGAGGCTGTGCGCCGCGCCGTGGATCACGTTGTGATTCTCTCGACGCCCGATGGAGCGCTTTCTGCAGGTTCGGCGGGCGCCCTGTTCTTCCCCGGCGATGGCAAGCAGTTGCCACGTGACTGGGAAGGCATCCCGATTTGTTATTCCGATTATGAATTGATGACGGTCTGTCACCGGTGTGCGAAAGAACTCGTGACATCGTCGGCGTCGTCGGTGTCGTCGGTGTCGTCGACGGTGGCCAGTAATCCGGCCGGTATCCTGGCACGTAATGAGCCCGGTAACCGAGCAAGTAATCCAGGGAAAAGTGATCTAGCGAGCAATCCCGTAAGCAGTGATATGAATCGCGTGGGGGAGAGTGCTGATCGCACTCCGGCGACTGATGATGTCACTGAGGATGTGGAAGAGTATTACACGTTGCCGGTTCCGTCATCCGGGGTATCGACGCCGAGCTCGGCGACGACGGCTGTCCTCTCTGATATTGGCGTCGTCCGCGTTCCGGAAAGGAAACTCACGTATAACGTGTCGCCACACGTGTTGCTCCCCTCGAGCACCTTGAGAAATTGGCTGCATACGGAGGAAAAACAACGCCGGGACAGTATGGCTGTGACGAACCAAAATTGCCGGGCGAAGATGGATCGCGCTGTTCAGGATGCGTATCGGTCGGCATCGTCGGCCTGGCGTTCGTGCCTTGACCCGAAAGAATTGCCCGAGATCATTGATGCCGCGACGGATCAGCTGAATGATGATCGGCCGGCCGGTACTGAACCGGTGCCCTATATAGATGTGCCTT of Corynebacterium kroppenstedtii DSM 44385 contains these proteins:
- the trmB gene encoding tRNA (guanosine(46)-N7)-methyltransferase TrmB, yielding MSTNLEGPIGELPHGRPPQTVVNDGRDYPRLGTVSFRRGTLTPRQQELWDDKWPTYGRVLDDAVIDTDSWFGRSAPTILEIGSGTGTSTVAMASREPDFNVIAVDLYKPGLAKLLGAFIREDLTNIRMIRGDGVEVLHRMIAPESLLGVRVFFPDPWPKARHHKRRIIQSGTLHLIASRLKPGGVLHVATDHADYAEWIDERVDVEPLLEYKGWPWNESPILTDRQLTTKFENRGLSMDHTIREYLWRRK
- a CDS encoding TIGR00374 family protein — encoded protein: MTASREGVEAMTIEAGTPGRKTETTASTEDTAEDTVLAYAQSAAETTVAPKEQVSRRSRTAGSVKVQPLPWWRRALSLMRHPLVRLVFFLAVVVALTMIGRGSIDFVSEGLGYIGSANTTWIIVGIAFIGVSILAMGELMYVLLRSAGVPCKRSSVYALTLTSNSVSATFPGGPAISLAMIFREQHKWGASSVIASWYMVISGVIASGVLALYGLTAFYFLGAKVNPWTLVISLTAVVVVLLIVKWLAAHLSHVERVVVKILRKVNHYRGKPLNMGIDKARESIKTLSSVDLPLPKLALAAVWSAVNWGADCLCLLVCLWAVGAHPNVASVVLAFVTAKIVGTAQVTPGGLGPVEATIVGTLVATGMTSATALAATIIFRMISFILLAAVGWVIFLIQYAGPKRAMMLGRS
- a CDS encoding DUF3054 domain-containing protein; translated protein: MSQSASHGSETTEDRAPGTQVSYVQAAVMDIIAVLLFALLARIAHNSPELPFSWGGVLATAWPFLLGAAAGFGVMAILRRPAGTVVPFGITVWIPAVIVGLTIWGFHHSKFPHWSFIIVATVTSAIFILGWRGLTRLSASRAHKRRERRQALIDAEEKRKADK
- a CDS encoding NYN domain-containing protein, producing MTNHANTTSRGHSYSAVPDETPSALLIWDAPNIDMGLGSILGGRPSSAYRPRFDSLGQWLINEADQLSASRDEQIEPEATVFTNIMPGSADSIRPWIDALRNLGFAVFAKPKLFDDTDVDPDMLAHINRRYDEGVLRSVYVASADGRNFQPRLEELAAEGIDVAVLGFYEHATWAVMSEAIRFVDLEDIPDIFTTPLPRVNLDRLPDDGAWLQPYRSLRSVKSSHHDG